The bacterium genome has a segment encoding these proteins:
- a CDS encoding bifunctional aspartate transaminase/aspartate 4-decarboxylase, with translation MDRSRIEKKYEALSPFELKDKLISMAQNKRIKMMLNAGRGNPNWVATQPREAYFLLGSFALEEARRVFSRPGLAGAPDAAGMGERFRNFCAIRAEQRGAQFLADAYAYVTGPLGLDGDSFIGEMVDAILGDHYPTPDRVLKNTEKIVQAYLNVTMCADDPPEGTMDLFVTEGGTAAMTYVFNTLKENGLIHPGDKIALGTPIFTPYLEIPVLNDYQLVVVDVEQDEDDNWQYSDSELDKLADPSVKAFFIVNPSNPSSVSIAEESLEKLAKIVEKKNRDLIILTDDVYGTFVNGFKSLAAIAPKNTILVYSYSKYFGATGWRLGVIGVYQDNVMDEMIARLPAAKKAELDERYKTISTDPASLKLIDRMVADSRAVALNHTAGLSTPQQAMMVLFSLQELLDCDSHLYKKEAQDLVHERYETLYSALGTTGTELPCYACYYTTIDIRKLARERYGEEFGVWMEKAHEPIDFVWRLAQEKGIVLMDGGGFAAPEMSVRVSLANLFKKDYEMIGKGISELLAQYQKEWKASK, from the coding sequence ATGGACAGATCGCGCATCGAAAAAAAGTACGAAGCCCTGAGCCCGTTCGAGCTCAAGGACAAGCTCATCTCCATGGCGCAGAACAAGCGCATAAAAATGATGCTCAACGCCGGGAGAGGAAATCCCAACTGGGTGGCGACCCAGCCCCGGGAAGCATATTTTCTCCTGGGTTCGTTCGCCCTGGAGGAGGCCCGCCGGGTCTTCAGCCGCCCCGGACTGGCGGGCGCCCCCGACGCGGCGGGGATGGGCGAGCGTTTCCGGAATTTCTGCGCCATCCGCGCCGAACAGCGGGGGGCCCAGTTTCTCGCCGACGCCTACGCTTACGTCACCGGGCCGCTGGGCCTGGACGGCGATTCCTTCATCGGGGAGATGGTCGACGCCATCCTCGGGGACCACTACCCCACCCCGGACCGGGTCCTGAAGAACACCGAAAAGATCGTGCAGGCCTACCTCAACGTAACCATGTGCGCCGACGATCCCCCGGAAGGGACCATGGACCTTTTCGTCACCGAGGGGGGAACCGCGGCCATGACCTACGTCTTCAACACCCTCAAGGAAAACGGCCTGATCCACCCGGGGGACAAGATCGCCCTGGGCACCCCCATCTTCACCCCCTACCTGGAAATTCCCGTTCTCAACGATTACCAGCTCGTGGTCGTCGACGTCGAACAGGACGAGGACGACAACTGGCAGTATTCCGACAGCGAGTTGGACAAGCTGGCCGATCCCTCGGTCAAGGCCTTTTTCATCGTCAACCCCTCCAACCCCTCCTCGGTGAGCATCGCCGAAGAGTCCCTGGAGAAGCTGGCGAAAATCGTCGAGAAGAAGAACCGGGACCTCATCATCCTCACCGACGACGTCTACGGCACCTTCGTCAACGGCTTCAAGTCGCTGGCGGCCATCGCCCCCAAGAACACCATCCTGGTCTACTCCTACTCCAAGTACTTCGGCGCCACCGGCTGGAGGCTGGGGGTCATCGGAGTCTACCAGGACAACGTCATGGACGAGATGATCGCCCGCCTGCCGGCGGCGAAAAAAGCGGAGCTCGACGAACGCTACAAGACCATTTCCACCGACCCCGCCTCCCTGAAGCTGATCGACCGGATGGTCGCCGACAGCAGGGCGGTGGCGCTCAACCACACCGCCGGCCTTTCCACCCCCCAACAGGCGATGATGGTCCTGTTCTCCCTCCAGGAGCTGCTCGACTGCGACAGCCACCTTTACAAGAAAGAAGCCCAGGACCTGGTCCACGAACGCTACGAGACCCTCTACAGCGCCCTGGGCACGACCGGGACGGAGCTCCCCTGCTACGCCTGCTACTACACCACCATCGATATCCGCAAACTGGCCCGGGAGCGCTACGGGGAAGAATTCGGGGTATGGATGGAGAAAGCCCACGAACCGATCGACTTCGTCTGGAGGCTGGCCCAGGAGAAAGGGATCGTGCTCATGGACGGCGGCGGGTTCGCCGCGCCGGAGATGTCGGTCCGCGTCTCCCTGGCCAACCTCTTCAAAAAGGATTACGAGATGATCGGCAAGGGGATCAGCGAACTGCTCGCCCAGTACCAGAAGGAATGGAAAGCATCCAAATAA
- a CDS encoding asparaginase, translated as MNVSVSSLVVLFLALGLSSTAPAEEKLPLVWVVSTGGTIAEKIDPATGAAVPAVTGDALIEAVPGLEKVARIEVFELCDIDSSQMTPEIWRKLALKVDELLADRETRGVVVTHGTDTMAEGAFFLELTVTSRKPVVFVGAMRNSSDLSPDGPANIMNAVRQVCSDAAANWGVTVTLNDYVNSAWHVKKTHSTNPQTFESGPYGYLGCIIMDRVLRYRDQGRYLKFPIPDRLPRVDALTTFAGDDGSLVRAAVAAGARGLVVEGVGSGNVNAEVRNAVKEALDKGIPVVITTRVEWGGVFPAYGDQGGGADLEKIGAVLGGQIDTFKARLLLMLAMAQPDFTREKLKVYCNY; from the coding sequence ATGAACGTATCGGTATCGTCACTGGTTGTGCTTTTCCTCGCGCTCGGCCTGTCCTCGACCGCCCCGGCGGAAGAAAAACTCCCTCTGGTCTGGGTCGTATCCACCGGAGGGACCATAGCCGAAAAGATAGACCCCGCCACGGGGGCGGCGGTACCGGCCGTTACCGGAGACGCCCTGATCGAAGCGGTTCCGGGGCTGGAAAAGGTGGCGCGGATCGAGGTCTTCGAGCTCTGCGACATCGACAGCTCGCAGATGACCCCGGAGATCTGGCGCAAGCTGGCGCTGAAAGTCGACGAACTGCTGGCCGACCGGGAGACCCGGGGAGTGGTCGTCACCCACGGCACCGACACCATGGCCGAGGGCGCTTTCTTCCTGGAACTGACGGTGACCTCCCGAAAACCCGTCGTTTTCGTGGGGGCCATGCGCAACTCTTCCGACCTCAGCCCGGACGGCCCCGCCAACATCATGAACGCCGTCCGCCAGGTCTGTTCGGACGCCGCCGCCAACTGGGGGGTGACGGTCACCCTCAACGACTACGTCAACAGCGCCTGGCACGTCAAAAAGACCCATTCCACCAACCCCCAGACCTTCGAATCGGGGCCCTACGGATACCTGGGCTGCATCATCATGGACCGGGTCCTGCGTTACCGGGACCAGGGGCGTTACCTCAAGTTCCCCATCCCCGACCGGTTGCCCCGGGTGGACGCGCTCACCACCTTCGCCGGCGACGACGGGTCCCTGGTGCGGGCCGCCGTGGCCGCGGGCGCCCGGGGGCTGGTGGTGGAGGGGGTCGGCTCCGGGAACGTCAACGCCGAGGTCAGGAACGCCGTTAAAGAGGCCCTGGACAAAGGCATCCCGGTGGTCATAACCACCCGGGTCGAGTGGGGGGGAGTATTCCCGGCGTACGGGGACCAGGGCGGAGGGGCCGACCTGGAGAAGATCGGGGCGGTGCTCGGCGGCCAGATCGACACCTTCAAGGCCAGGCTGCTGCTCATGCTGGCGATGGCCCAACCCGACTTCACCCGGGAAAAGCTGAAGGTTTATTGCAACTATTGA